TCCATCACCAATTCtatttcttctcttcctttttcgTTTGTTTGATCGAATGttagttttgagttttgactGGTTTGAAGATGGAAGAAAATGGATTGTAACGTTTTATGTTATAAAGGTGTGGACTGGCTCGTCTCTATAATGCAATGGCAGTTTATCAATATTGCACCTACCGTAACTGTACATGTTTTTTTGAAGTTGATTTTTTTCGATAAgtcaatattatatatagagatatgTGAAGAAAACACGATTATACACGTCATCTGTTTTCCTCCTGGTGAAGTAATTCACGTAATCTTATGTGGATAACAGAAAAATGATGGTTTAAAATTAACCAATCATGTCCAAATTGTTGGCATAATGCACCAAAATTAGGCTGTGAGAACAGGCAAATATACGAGTAATTAGGTTACTGACCGTATCATATGAGAATAGCATATAGTTTATGCATGTTAATTTGACTGGAGAGAACTTATGATATATACTCCAACCGAATTGATTTTTGGTTCAATTTATCTTAGTCTGGTTAGATTTTCTTATGTTGGTCTGTGAGATcatttcaaagtaaattttttttaatgtatacgTGGTTGTAGACCACCCATAAGAGCACCATTATTACAGGTTTCAAATGGagtttttaaagattttgggTCCCACAAAAGTGGAAAACCGGTTGCAAAAAGTCTGAATGAAGAAATGATCGTGGTGGGTTATGTGTTCGCGGGCCCCACCGAtacgtggcggtccgcgattggttcattttttaatttttttttttttaaatcagccgaaaccaaaaaaaaaaaaaaaaaaaaaaaattagaaacccaAAAAAGGGTTTCACCcataatgatgctctaatacTTCGAAACCACATAGGTTTCTTCCAAAGATCATGTAATTTGTTAACATTTTTCACCCAAAAAAAAGATCATGTGATTTCTACGCTTTGCATATGCTACTTTTCCGGGTGAGCTAATTGATCTTATCACAATTCAGTTTAATTAACCTGGTCCGGTTTGGTTGCCTACCTGGCCGATACTGTTACAGCTGATAGACGAGAATGCTTGTAAATCTCAGTACATAAGAATAACACAAATCTCAGCTGATGAATTAGTATTTTACACAATATCTCGAGTCtatattatttttgacataaacTTGCGTGTTTACAAGCCGTTTTCCTTGACGCAAATTCCTATCTGTCGCCTCTAACTATGTTAGATGAGGTTTGGTAGGAAACAAAGCGGCTACTGTCatcagaaaaaataaatacaacaaGACACgttgatttgatttgttttcaggtaACCAATTTTTTGTAAGTTACTGTTAtaattggtttggttcggttggtttgattttaataaaactatataattaaatagTTAGAATTCCGCTAGGGTGTCTTAGATTTCTTATCAACCAAAATTGATAGAATAAAATACTGAAATAAATGTACTTAATTAGATAAATAGTTATGACCAAATGGTATGGACGAGGTTGTTAATTTATGATGTAAATCTATGACAAACATACAAAATTTTCAACAAAATCTTACATCGATATATCCGAAATCATAATTTGAATCTATATAAACTGGATTTGGGACATTATAGACATGGATCTCCTAAAGATTTCCACACGTTTATTCACATTagttaacaaaaattattattcgaACTTAGTTTAAAAATTCACGTGTGTATTGAAGTTTATACCTAGTCCAAGTCTCTTCAAAAGAGTTAATATACACCTTAATCAAATGTTATCAACGGTTAAATCCTGACATACTAACCATAACCATGCATGTATGAGTACAAGTGTATAACTATGGAGTTTTGATATTATTTTGACTAATAATACAAAGAAACAAACGTTTGCAAACTGAAATACACATGAGCCCAGGTATTGATAAGAGTAAATCGTCACTTCATGGTACCAGAAATTTAGGAAACCAACTATGATTGAATCTAAATGAAGTCGTATGTGCAAATGTTTCTCTCTAACCAAAACGTTGCTTTTTTATATCATCTCCGCAGATCTGCACTTTCTAATCCTTATCGACATTTCCTcctcctttcttcttcctcttccttccATTACCTCGCAACACGGTCTCCGTGGTGCCTGTCAACAATAAAAACGTAAATAAAAAGCTTCAAACtctaatatcatttaaaattcaAACTACGTAACAAGTTAAAAACACTAACCTTGTTCCAATACTCAGGATCCATCTTCATCGAAGTCACCAATATCCTCTTCACTTTGGTCACCCGAGAATACTCACTCTTTCCGCAATGCCCATACTTCTTATCCCCCACGCTATACCATGTCTTCGTCCCACTATCCCGCACATCCTCTGCTCCATCCATGAAATAAATCACTGGACGCTCACAAGGGTCTGGTTTCAAGGGCCGTGTGTTAAACGTGAAAGGTCCATCGCTCGAAGACCGCCAAGTTTTGAAGGTCTGCAACGGCGTATCCAGCTCCTTAGCGGTCAAGAAGTACGTGTATATCTGAATAGAGTATCCCCAAGAGATGGATATGGACCATTGACGCTTGCGGTCGTAGCAATGAATCTGTTGTAGTATTCTATGCGGGTCTAACGTGTAGGGTCTCATAAGGGCTTGTAAAGACTCGATGGGGGTTTTGTTAGGGAACATCGGATTTAAGTAAACGAGGTGATGCAGCGATACAAGAGGTGTCAATGGATGCGCCGCTAGAAACCCGTATGGATCTCCTCTTATGTCAAGCTGCAATACATGATTTTTTCAACACAACACAAACTGTTAgtccaaaaaacaaaacaatagtagataatatgattcttttaataatagactGGACAAAACAACATGCAGAtgttcagttacaaaaaaaaaaaaaaaaaaaaacatgcagaTGTTGAATTTCCCTGACACTAGATACCTAAAATGAAACTTTCATTGAGGGACATTACATGTGGTGTCGCAGTGATGATGACACGCATATAGAGAGTTCATGAATAAACATTAATACCTTAGAAACAGAGATTTGGTTAACAACAAACTTTTGGCTGaaacaatagattttaaaacAAAGCAGGCATGATTAAAAGCTTTGTATCCTAACCTGGCAGAATCATGTGCTCCaccaatatatttaaaactccaataaataaatatttttccaaCACTTCATAGGACCACAAGCAATTAAGGTCattcataaaagaaaaacaaataaaaatatcggACAGTATTCATTTAGACATAAAACTATCACTTCCATTTAATGAAGTGATTAACGTATCATATAAGTCAGATTTCAGAGGCAAAAGTCCTAATGTGacactattttcttattttgggTCAACAATTGCGTAATTTACTCAATAAATCAACTCCTAAGTGCTTTTATTAGCACCACCTAAAGTGATTATTAATTATTACGTTTGACCACTAAGATTTCTTTAGCTCTCTATTCACAAATAAGTGGCAAAAATCCACGTGGCAAAAATCCACTTAACTCAAACACTTCTCAGCATCTAAAAACCCTTTTGAATATGTCGGGCTCCAACAAACGAGACCAAGACAGTTCCACACGTGTTAACCAAACAACCAATCGCAACCCCGACACGTGCCTAACAGAAACGTACCTGGTGAAACCCGCGTTCTTCGGTGAACGGAACGCCGATCTCGCTAACGCAAGCCGCGATCCTCTGATCCGAGCCGTAGAAGTAGAAATACCGCTGGAGACAACCGTCCATCGCGCTCGCCAAACGCGCCGCGAGCGGGCGGCTGATCGCGAAACCGCCGCCGCCGAACGCCATGTCGTACGCGTGCATCACGTCCTGCTCGACGCTCTCCGAGTTCCCGCCGATATACCACATCTGCTCGTTGTCGTACTTCGAGAGGACCTTGACGAGATTCTCGGGGAAGAAGACGGTGTCGTCGTCTCCCATCACGAACCACCTCACGTCGGGGAGGTTCAGACGGTAGCTATCCCAGATCACGCGAGCGATCCGAACCGCGGCTTGCGAGCTGGAGAATCTGAACCGGGTCCAGCCTGGATCGGAAACTCGAACCGGGATCGAGAACCGGTTATCGGATTGGATTTCGGGGGTCTTAACCGGTTTATCG
This region of Brassica napus cultivar Da-Ae chromosome C5, Da-Ae, whole genome shotgun sequence genomic DNA includes:
- the LOC111206481 gene encoding uncharacterized protein LOC111206481 encodes the protein MKLNRGGGEHGHHHHHHEALKFSSFFFMPERPREYLLLLTRFSVLTCLIVSISLVLRTTFLSSSAPEYSSSYGLRFPAVPQKAIALPPTRSAGPVTISHVQFCIAGAAETWLDRSQYTSLWWRNTTRGFVWLDKPVKTPEIQSDNRFSIPVRVSDPGWTRFRFSSSQAAVRIARVIWDSYRLNLPDVRWFVMGDDDTVFFPENLVKVLSKYDNEQMWYIGGNSESVEQDVMHAYDMAFGGGGFAISRPLAARLASAMDGCLQRYFYFYGSDQRIAACVSEIGVPFTEERGFHQLDIRGDPYGFLAAHPLTPLVSLHHLVYLNPMFPNKTPIESLQALMRPYTLDPHRILQQIHCYDRKRQWSISISWGYSIQIYTYFLTAKELDTPLQTFKTWRSSSDGPFTFNTRPLKPDPCERPVIYFMDGAEDVRDSGTKTWYSVGDKKYGHCGKSEYSRVTKVKRILVTSMKMDPEYWNKAPRRPCCEVMEGRGRRKEEEMSIRIRKCRSAEMI